The sequence CGAAGCCTCTCGCTTCACGGTAAAACGGTCGCGCTCACGGCCAAGGAATTCGATGTGGCTGCGTACCTCTTCACCAACGTCGGGCGCGTGGTGTCCAAACATCTTTTGACGAAGCTTGCGTGGGGGCGTGAACTGGACAGTGCTTCGCGCACGGTCGATACACATATCTACCGGCTGCGGCGAAAGCTCTGCCTGCGTCCGGAGAATGGCGTGCTCCTCAGTACGGTCTATACCCACGGATGGAGGTTGAACGAGGTGGCCGCGACTAACGCGCAAGGCGATTTGCCGAGCTATCCGGCGTCGGAAGATCGCATCGTGTAGCGTGCCCGGCTGATATCGACGGTATGGCGTGATAGGGCGTCACTCAATGGTGGCTCCTCCCGCGCAATGCCGTGCCCAAGAGCGGTCTGTACCGCTCTGTCACGTTACCGACTGCATGACGAGATATCGTCAATGACAGTCGTGCCTCAGAACACGGTGGACGGAGCTTGGGCAATGCCGGTGAAAGATGCCAGGCTTCAAATCGCGCGGCGAGCTGTCTGCGATACAGCGAGGCGCACAGCAGATGCCGCTTGAGCGCGAAGTGTTGCCGGATCGGACCGAAGCACGAGAGAAAGGCCTGCGTGCGCTCAGGCAGATGGAAACCTCGCATCCGGCGCTCGCGTTCACGCGTGGGCTGGTGTCTGTTTTCAGCGCGGTTGTTCACACGCGCGCAGGCCTTGACGAACACGTGCTTCACGTTTGCGAGTTCCGGGAGAGTTCAATGCCGTGCTCATCGATGGCACGCCATAGCAGCCAGGGCTCGCCGCGCAGCGTAACGAACATCTCGTCGAGGTGCCACGTCGATCCCGGCGTGCGGCGAGCCCCCTTGATGCGATGCGCGAAGCGGGCGCCGAATTTGTCCGTCCACCGACGGATCGATTCATGGCTGACGGTCACGCCTCGCTCGAACAGCAGCTTCTCTATATCGCGAAGGCTGAGTTGGAAGCGAAAATACCATCGAACAGCGTGGCTGATGATCGACGCTGGGAACCGATGGCCATGGTAAAGCGATCTCGTCTTCTTCATGACGTCATCTTGGCGGACCGCGACGCGAACGTGACAATGCCGCTGTTGCTGCTCCGACAGCGCTTCCGTCCAGCCGGCGAGGAGTGTCGTTTTGCCGAAACCCGCGGGCGCGGTCACGACGGTTACGCTGCGGGTCCGTTGCTGTCCGCTGAGCCGATCGAGCAGTGCGAGCCGTGGCACGCAGTTCTGTGGAAGGCGAGGGGGAACCATTTTGGTCTGGATCAGCGACACGCTCCATGTGCGCCCAAAATTGTCTGTTGATGCTTCCATGCTTGTCTCCACCCGCCCCTCGAACGAACGTCCACACGTTATCCGGTGTGAACGGTATGAGTTACTCACTATCTTAATCGCTGGAATTCGCAACCGGCTGCCGGGAACCGCGCCGCATGGCACAGATTGTTGCGCGTGCAACTACGTCGAGGATGCCGCGCCCGGCCAACCGCGTTGTTCTCATCGCGCCCGGCCTCACAGCCCACGCTTGCTGCGGCCAGCGGTCCGGTCGACACCACGCAGTTCAGCGTTGGCCGGATCGATTCGACCGGCCCATTACTGCGGTTGCGCCAGAACAAACGCGATACGGCGATTTGCAAAGCGCCCACTCGCCGTCGCGTTGCTCGCGATGGGGCTGGCCGCGCCAAAGCCTCTAGCCGTCAACAAATCCGCCTTCACGCCCGTCTCGATCATGAAGTCACGCACCGAGTCGGCCCGCTTTTGGGAAAGCGCCAGATTGGCCTGCCCGTCGCCGGCGTTGTCGGAAAACGCCTCGATATTCAACGGCACGGGATGGCCGCCGTCTGAACAGGCTTTGAGAAGTTGTGCCGTTTCGGCAAGGTTTTCCCGGGCGGAGGAGGGAATGTGTCCACTGGACTCCGCGAAATCCACGACCTGCAAATTCAGAACCTTGACGACATCCGCGCTAGCGCATCCACCGCCCGCATCGAGCATTTTCGCCATCGCGCTCAGGAATGACACGGTAGCTTGATCGACGGCCTGGTCGGGTTTGAACTGACCGATCACCCACGACTGACCGAATACGGTCTGCAGACGTTGTTGCCAGCCGAGCGCCAGTTTCGCCGCCGCGCCGCTTAGCTCGATGTGCGTTCCGTCTATCGCGACCTCCGCGTGAGGTACTGCCATCAAGCGCAAGAGTTCGTCGATATGCGACATCCAGTCGGCTTGTCGTGAACTCAAATCGACCTTCAGCTCAGCAGCGAAGCGTCCCGCGCCGAATTTTCGAGTCAATGCCTCGGCGAGTACGCTCCGCTCGGCGTCGCTGCTGAGGATTGCGGTCAAGGTAGGTAAGCCGGCCTGGTTCACTCTGAAGGCGAGTTGGCCGTTCCGGATGGGCATGTTCGACACGGGATCCGACGCCGACTGCGCGGCCGAGGCCGCGGTTGGCGTCGAGGCCGGCGTTGTCGCGCCTGCTGGCGTGGCCGCCGAAGCGGCGGAAGGAACCTGCGGCGAGGATGCGCCGATGGGCGGTTGGACGGGAACCGCAAGCGCGGCGGATGCGATCGCGGGCATAGCGGGCGTAGCGGGCCTAACGGACCCCTCGCTCGAATCATGCAACGACGTTATCCGTTCTACACCCAGCGGCTTCGCGTGAAAATAACCGTACGTGAAAAGCCCGAGCAGCACGGCTGACAGCGCCGCGAACAGTAACCAGACGAACCTGCGCGAAGACCGCGTACCCGCGGCAGGCGTAGCGGTTTCGTGCAAGGGGGAGGGGACTGCACGCTGGACGACATCGTCATGGGTCAAAACCGTCGAGACAGCCGGCAATTGAGCGCCGAGGAGTGCCGGTAGTTCACTCGACGTGCCTTGTTCGAGCAGCACGTGATGCTTCAACACCCCAAACAACACGGCGCCGACCAGGGCGGTCATGACATGCGCCGCCTGCGGGGGAATGCCGGTTTGATTCGCTATCGGGTCGCTGGCTACCGCAATACGTCGGCCAGTACCGCGCGCAATAAGTGACTCGCCCGCGACTTCAAGGTCTTTAATACCCGACATGGTGCTGCACAGCTGCGCAAGCTGCTCGCCGATACGAGCATTCGAGTCGGGTGACATAACAGCGGAAAATAGCCCCGTCACACCGCTGGGTGTGACTGCGCTAGCCATCAGAGATGCGGTCAGCGCAGGGCCGGCATGCTCGACGACCTTCATGAGCAATTCCGCCGGCAGACCAATTTTCTCCGAAAGACCGGGCCAGAGTGACGCCGAAAAAGCGGCGTTCACTGATTGGGAAAGATCAATGCTCTTCATCCTTGGCCTCTTCTCATTGCAGTGCTTCGAACGTGCCGTCGGCAATTCAATTGTCGAAAGGTTGGGCGAAAGCGGCGAACGACGTGGTGAGGAGGGACGCGATCACA is a genomic window of Paraburkholderia bryophila containing:
- a CDS encoding OmpA family protein, which produces MKSIDLSQSVNAAFSASLWPGLSEKIGLPAELLMKVVEHAGPALTASLMASAVTPSGVTGLFSAVMSPDSNARIGEQLAQLCSTMSGIKDLEVAGESLIARGTGRRIAVASDPIANQTGIPPQAAHVMTALVGAVLFGVLKHHVLLEQGTSSELPALLGAQLPAVSTVLTHDDVVQRAVPSPLHETATPAAGTRSSRRFVWLLFAALSAVLLGLFTYGYFHAKPLGVERITSLHDSSEGSVRPATPAMPAIASAALAVPVQPPIGASSPQVPSAASAATPAGATTPASTPTAASAAQSASDPVSNMPIRNGQLAFRVNQAGLPTLTAILSSDAERSVLAEALTRKFGAGRFAAELKVDLSSRQADWMSHIDELLRLMAVPHAEVAIDGTHIELSGAAAKLALGWQQRLQTVFGQSWVIGQFKPDQAVDQATVSFLSAMAKMLDAGGGCASADVVKVLNLQVVDFAESSGHIPSSARENLAETAQLLKACSDGGHPVPLNIEAFSDNAGDGQANLALSQKRADSVRDFMIETGVKADLLTARGFGAASPIASNATASGRFANRRIAFVLAQPQ